Proteins encoded within one genomic window of Pygocentrus nattereri isolate fPygNat1 chromosome 7, fPygNat1.pri, whole genome shotgun sequence:
- the eif3m gene encoding eukaryotic translation initiation factor 3 subunit M, with protein sequence MSVPAFIDITEEDQASELRAYIKSKGAEISEENSDGGLHVDLAQIIEACDVCLKDDDKDVESVMNSIVSLLLILETEKQEALIESLCEKLVKFREGERPSLRMQLLSNLFHGMDENTPVRYTVYCSLIKVAAACNAISFIPTDLDQVRKWIVDWNLTTEKKHTLLRLVYEALVDCKKSEAAAKVMVELLGSYTEDNASQARVDAHRCIVRALKDPNTFLFDHLLALKPVRFLEGELIHDLLTIFVSAKLAAYVKFYQSNKDFIDSLGLSHEQNMAKMRLLTFMGMAVEMKEICFDTMQQELQIGADDVEAFVIDAVRTKMVYCKIDQTQRKVVVSHSTHRTFGKQQWQQLYDTLSSWKQHLATVKTSLQTLSPNA encoded by the exons ATGAGCGTCCCGGCCTTTATCGACATCACCGAGGAGGACCAG GCTTCAGAGCTCCGGGCCTACATCAAATCCAAAGGAGCTGAGATCTCGGAGGAGAACTCTGACGGAGGCCTCCATGTCGACCTGGCTCAGATTATCGAGGCATGCGATGTCTGCCTAAAAGACGATGACAAGG atgTGGAGAGTGTGATGAACAGCATCGTGTCTCTGCTGCTGATTCTGGAAACGGAGAAGCAGGAGGCGCTGATAGAGAGCCTGTGTGAGAAGCTGGTGAAGTTCCGGGAAGGAGAGCGGCCCTCTCTTAGGATGCAGCT CCTGAGCAACCTGTTCCACGGTATGGATGAGAATACACCAGTGAGGTACACTGtatactgcagtctgatcaAGGTGGCAGCTGCCTGCAACGCCATCTCCTTCATCCCCACTGATCTGGACCAG GTACGTAAGTGGATCGTTGACTGGAACCTGACCACAGAGAAGAAACACACTCTGCTGAGGCTGGTGTATGAGGCGCTGGTCGACTGCAAGAAGAG TGAGGCTGCAGCTAAAGTGATGGTAGAGCTGTTAGGCAGTTACACAGAAGATAATGCTTCCCAAGCGCGGGTAGATGCCCACAG ATGCATTGTCCGTGCCTTAAAAGATCCGAACACGTTTTTGTTTGACCATCTCCTGGCTCTGAAACCTGTGCGCTTCCTTGAGGGAGAGCTAATCCATGAT ctcctgaccATCTTTGTGAGTGCAAAGCTTGCAGCATATGTGAAGTTCTACCAGAGCAACAAAGACTTCATTGATTCTCtcg GGTTGTCCCATGAGCAGAACATGGCGAAGATGAGGCTGTTGACCTTCATGGGCATGGCCGTGGAGATGAAGGAGATCTGTTTCGACACAATGCAGCAGGAGCTGCAGATCGGCGCTGATGATGTTGAAGCCTTCGTCATTGACG CCGTGCGGACAAAGATGGTGTATTGCAAAATCGACCAGACACAGCGAAAAGTTGTTGTGAG CCACAGCACCCATCGCACATTTGGTAAGCAACAGTGGCAGCAGCTGTATGACACCCTCAGCTCCTGGAAGCAACATCTGGCCACCGTCAAGACCAGCCTGCAGACCCTCTCTCCAAACGCCTAG